The Penaeus monodon isolate SGIC_2016 chromosome 5, NSTDA_Pmon_1, whole genome shotgun sequence genome window below encodes:
- the LOC119573309 gene encoding 39S ribosomal protein L40, mitochondrial-like: protein MSSATKLLASFTRLSLRESSFQRSISTAAAPLYFRLTQVVEAEPLKKKKKMDPMLIRQREERKKKKIEKQIRRLEKNASQLKPIDELEVPRTILQEKEIRKRSIQLPEEVKDQRVALLKEWSHYKYQQHLAETTMIDEVMASQQHALEELRKVSEDLWREAIQLDQTLLPYRARGPLRTPPIEGYNTPDGEYFNRTKKWD from the exons ATGTCTTCAGCAACGAAACTGCTGGCGTCTTTTACAAG GCTATCTCTCCGGGAGAGTTCATTTCAGCGGTCCATCTCGACAGCTGCAGCCCCTCTCTACTTTAGGCTCACACAAGTTGTTGA AGCCGAAcccttaaagaagaaaaagaagatggatcCCATGCTTATACGTCAGAGAGAGGAgcgtaagaagaagaaaattgagaaGCAAATTCGGCGATTGGAAAAGAATGCCAGTCAGCTGAAGCCCATTGATGAGTTGGAGGTCCCGAGAACTATCCTGCAGGAGAAAGA AATCCGTAAGAGGTCCATCCAACTGCCGGAAGAAGTGAAAGACCAAAGAGTAGCACTGCTGAAGGAGTGGTCGCATTACAAGTACCAGCAGCATCTGGCAGAGACTACCATGATTGATGAAGTTATGGCATCTCAGCAGCATGCATTGGAG GAACTTCGAAAAGTGTCTGAGGATTTGTGGCGAGAAGCAATACAACTCGATCAGACTTTGCTCCCATATCGCGCAAGAGGGCCCCTGAGAACACCACCCATTGAGGGTTACAATACGCCGGATGGAGAGTATTTCAACAGAACCAAGAAGTGGGACTAA